The Nocardia arthritidis genome has a window encoding:
- a CDS encoding MFS transporter, whose protein sequence is MASGTTASARRRVWFTIVACAIPAFMGGLDNLVVSNALVAISRDLHESETELQWVVNGYTLAFAGLMLTCAGLGDRFGRRLVFVSGVLIFMTGSAISGLSESLAVLLVGRVTQGVGAAAVLPLSLTLLAAAVPAAKRGAAVGLWGGISGLGIALGPVVGGAITQGLAWEWIFWINLPIGVLAVVLILRTIEESRGPDADIDLPGALLGSAAVTVAVWAIVKGPDYGWTSARIAGGFVIAAVLLLLFLWWERRAASPLLPLRFYRSRGFVFSNIVSVALYFGLFGSIFLMAQYLQRVMGYNAFQAGLRTLPWSLGPMLIAPPSGLLTDRIGGGRLMALGMAVDAVALGWLACLAHPGTPYPDLVPPMLIGGLGMGMVWAPVTSVVLGSVGPQDHAKAAGTNSTLREVGGALGVAVCTSVFTHYFHRTPLHSFADIPVAFSNGLRAALWLSTAVVLAAVFAALAIPRPRLRGRSTVPQPDSAQSPEFTPSNEDEESKVGRNTG, encoded by the coding sequence ATGGCAAGCGGCACAACGGCATCGGCGCGCCGCCGGGTCTGGTTCACCATCGTGGCCTGCGCCATTCCCGCCTTCATGGGCGGACTGGACAATCTGGTCGTCAGCAATGCGCTGGTGGCGATTTCGCGGGACCTGCACGAGTCGGAAACCGAACTGCAATGGGTGGTGAACGGCTACACGCTGGCGTTCGCCGGTCTCATGCTGACCTGCGCGGGGCTCGGGGATCGATTCGGCAGGCGGCTGGTGTTCGTGTCCGGAGTGCTGATATTCATGACCGGGTCGGCGATATCCGGGCTGTCCGAGTCGCTCGCTGTGCTGCTCGTCGGCCGCGTCACTCAGGGAGTGGGCGCCGCGGCTGTTCTGCCACTGTCGTTGACGCTGCTGGCGGCGGCCGTTCCGGCGGCCAAACGCGGTGCCGCCGTTGGATTGTGGGGCGGCATCAGCGGATTGGGCATCGCACTCGGTCCCGTCGTCGGCGGTGCGATCACCCAGGGGCTGGCATGGGAGTGGATTTTCTGGATCAACCTCCCGATCGGCGTGCTGGCAGTGGTGCTGATCCTGCGGACGATCGAGGAGAGCCGAGGGCCGGACGCCGATATTGATCTGCCCGGGGCCCTGCTCGGCAGTGCCGCGGTGACGGTCGCGGTCTGGGCCATCGTGAAGGGGCCGGATTATGGGTGGACTTCGGCACGTATCGCGGGCGGCTTCGTGATCGCCGCGGTTCTGCTGCTGTTGTTTCTGTGGTGGGAGCGGCGGGCCGCGAGTCCGCTGCTACCGCTGCGGTTCTATCGTTCTCGCGGTTTCGTGTTCAGCAATATCGTGTCGGTGGCCCTGTACTTCGGGCTGTTCGGATCGATCTTCCTGATGGCGCAGTATCTGCAGCGGGTGATGGGGTACAACGCCTTTCAGGCCGGTCTGCGGACCCTGCCGTGGTCATTGGGGCCGATGCTGATCGCGCCGCCATCGGGGCTGCTGACCGACCGAATCGGTGGCGGCAGGTTGATGGCGCTCGGCATGGCCGTGGACGCCGTTGCCCTCGGGTGGCTGGCGTGCCTCGCGCACCCCGGCACGCCGTATCCGGATTTGGTGCCGCCGATGCTGATCGGCGGCCTCGGCATGGGAATGGTTTGGGCGCCGGTCACTTCCGTGGTGCTCGGGTCGGTCGGCCCGCAGGACCATGCCAAGGCGGCCGGCACCAACAGCACGTTGCGCGAGGTCGGTGGCGCACTCGGCGTCGCGGTCTGCACCTCGGTCTTCACCCATTACTTTCACCGCACACCGCTGCACTCGTTCGCCGATATCCCCGTGGCCTTCAGCAACGGCCTGCGTGCGGCGCTGTGGCTCAGCACCGCGGTGGTGCTCGCGGCCGTATTCGCCGCGCTCGCCATCCCGCGTCCCCGCCTGCGCGGGAGATCGACCGTGCCGCAACCGGATTCGGCGCAGTCGCCGGAATTCACACCGAGCAACGAAGATGAGGAGAGCAAAGTTGGTCGCAACACCGGGTAA
- a CDS encoding PfaB family protein, translating into MPESNEQPESNEQPESNEQRIRIAGIGFRRFEQDTRRSSGPDRTDPGVHRDDEMVVTLGSAVDEALADAGIGRIDTGAGATAPGVAVVLVGVDRDAARRLAASSGFAGPAEVFPAGAAALFRARVLLSDNAVEAVVVGERGPWEAVAMVLTPVRSGAADLRYATLDVLVDGKDAARAALARAGINPEQVGYLEVADLDAAGLASIAPIDTYRGRTRTTVIGGATRTVLGALAGAARCLYHAEFPATPQGFSLDQDVVAESTLCRIEDAQPWLPNSEPRRYAAVHAVGAAGTVHAVLSGRGARGYDTPLAWVAGGGPLLLRLSAYTGADLAEAARDCLAELAIGADPVEMCAARAASGGVGRFAAVLVGSDGGRLRKELQAAARDLPEVIAAQGEWATPSGSYCTGRPLGPGGGVAFVYPGVFSTYPGMGRDLFRLFPGLWTVLDSGEFTMPLRQEFLYPRSVAGLDRRGLMRHEATILQDMPGLLTTGVTFGLLHTRLLRDILEVPVHGGFGYSLGQSSMLFALGVWDYRHHDESALDRAGLFTRRVAGRKDVVRQAWQLPDDIDDAAVWTTLVVLADAAAVRAAVEEFDRVYLTQVNAPREVVIAGDPAQCRALADRLGCPSAKGPTAVAMHCAMVDSEFADMVELNMHPILDQASDLVLLTTFDYDRVDASDQRRLAEHTAEALRRPVDFPRLVRAAHDRGLRYFIDIGPGASCTRWIDDSLADADHLAVAIDRRGMPLGTALAHALARLASHGLPLDLGRLFDSGAGVEPMHITIRSGGAPQPGADEVITFDGEPFRYPVAIPTPEGIAQLNAISLSPQGISPSPRRKPGSVTALERSNSADRTTGQLDSGVRRDDGMAGLDSGVRRDDGMAGLDSGVRRNYGMAGLDSGVRRNYGMVAPDPSVHGNAGSVTNSVVNEAITNIAAATAQAHRALVLAHSQIQERALIELETARGTEQLEQTPQPRRPYLRRGWSKPWFKPLARTGRTALSAEDIDLLADGHLGAVFGAEWDQRADGCNPDIRLAYGGPRMLDEVTMIDRLGGPSGLGALTAGSGTAAPPDGPILVGAIQLLQVYAMYLGLHLVFSDARFQQPVGWNHHVSKHGQLTPDIGGIRYHAEIVDLTLLPRPTVVADVTVRAGDHLLLMIRDLALEVREKPGTPIGPGPGGSMPFLGRRNHRGEVSIGTELNIAHAGTGDLAIALGPEFAIYQGRQAPHIPIGDYQFVDRIQRLKGTRGELVPGAEMATEYDSAPESWYYQDNSFPGMPNCVYLETSLQAAILLGYHIGATLSVPDTDFAIRNLDGTATVLRPVDLCGKTIRHESVLLMHQAIPGAILERFAYRLYADGEPFYEGESLFGFFTEQALSQQLGLDAGRYRPPWLAERDGGLEAVASLPVSADDRWFRPQPGTGLRLADGHLRLIDEAKVVPGGGQFGQGYVWAARTIDPDDWYFSCHFPGDPVMPGSLGVEAVVQALQLYVIESGLADGIGPVTFEMPVGVPTGWRYRGQILRHDQEMTLDASIKEVRREPGRIVVIADASVWKPGLRIYQLTDIAVEVRTLGDPQ; encoded by the coding sequence ATGCCTGAATCGAACGAGCAGCCTGAATCGAACGAGCAGCCTGAATCGAACGAGCAACGAATCCGTATCGCGGGCATCGGATTTCGGCGATTCGAACAGGACACCCGGCGATCGTCGGGGCCCGACCGGACGGATCCCGGCGTGCACCGGGATGACGAAATGGTGGTGACGCTCGGCTCGGCCGTCGACGAGGCGCTCGCCGACGCGGGGATCGGCCGCATCGATACCGGGGCGGGTGCCACCGCGCCCGGTGTCGCGGTGGTGCTGGTCGGTGTGGATCGCGACGCCGCCCGCCGTCTTGCCGCCAGCTCTGGTTTCGCGGGCCCCGCCGAGGTCTTCCCGGCGGGTGCCGCCGCGCTGTTTCGCGCCCGAGTTCTGTTGTCCGACAACGCTGTCGAGGCGGTCGTGGTCGGTGAGCGGGGGCCATGGGAGGCAGTGGCGATGGTGCTGACGCCGGTCCGTTCCGGCGCCGCCGACCTGCGGTACGCCACCCTCGACGTCCTCGTGGACGGAAAGGATGCGGCACGCGCGGCACTGGCGCGGGCGGGTATTAATCCGGAACAGGTGGGGTATCTGGAGGTCGCCGATCTGGACGCCGCGGGGCTCGCCTCGATAGCGCCCATCGACACCTATCGCGGGCGAACGCGGACCACGGTGATCGGCGGGGCGACGCGAACCGTGCTCGGTGCGCTCGCGGGCGCGGCGCGCTGCCTCTACCACGCGGAATTTCCCGCTACCCCGCAAGGGTTTTCGCTCGACCAGGACGTCGTCGCCGAGAGCACGCTGTGCCGGATCGAGGACGCGCAGCCCTGGCTGCCGAACAGCGAGCCCCGGCGTTACGCGGCGGTGCACGCCGTCGGTGCGGCAGGGACGGTGCACGCCGTCTTGTCGGGGAGGGGTGCCCGGGGATACGACACGCCCCTCGCCTGGGTCGCGGGCGGTGGTCCGTTGCTGCTGCGCCTATCCGCCTACACCGGTGCGGATCTGGCCGAGGCGGCGCGGGATTGCCTGGCGGAGTTGGCGATCGGCGCCGACCCCGTCGAGATGTGCGCGGCCCGAGCCGCATCCGGCGGTGTCGGTCGTTTTGCCGCGGTCCTCGTCGGCTCCGATGGCGGGCGGTTGCGCAAGGAATTGCAGGCCGCGGCGCGCGATCTGCCCGAAGTGATTGCCGCGCAGGGGGAATGGGCCACACCGTCGGGAAGTTACTGCACCGGTAGGCCGTTGGGGCCCGGCGGCGGGGTCGCCTTCGTCTATCCCGGCGTGTTCTCGACCTACCCCGGCATGGGACGAGATCTGTTCCGGCTCTTCCCCGGTCTGTGGACCGTACTGGACAGCGGCGAGTTCACGATGCCGCTGCGCCAGGAGTTCCTGTATCCGCGTTCGGTCGCGGGCCTGGACCGTCGCGGGCTCATGCGGCACGAGGCGACGATCCTGCAGGACATGCCCGGCCTGCTGACGACCGGCGTCACCTTCGGTCTGCTGCACACCCGGCTGCTGCGTGACATCCTCGAGGTTCCCGTGCACGGGGGATTCGGCTACAGCCTCGGTCAGAGCAGCATGCTCTTCGCCCTCGGGGTCTGGGACTATCGCCATCACGACGAGTCCGCGCTGGACCGGGCGGGCCTGTTCACCCGGCGCGTGGCGGGCCGCAAAGACGTTGTCCGGCAAGCTTGGCAGCTGCCCGACGATATCGATGACGCCGCGGTGTGGACGACGCTCGTGGTGCTCGCCGACGCCGCGGCGGTGCGCGCCGCGGTCGAGGAATTCGATCGCGTCTACCTCACCCAGGTCAATGCCCCGCGGGAGGTGGTGATCGCGGGCGATCCCGCACAGTGCCGCGCACTGGCCGATCGGCTCGGTTGCCCGTCGGCGAAGGGACCGACCGCCGTGGCGATGCACTGCGCCATGGTCGATTCCGAGTTCGCGGATATGGTCGAGCTGAATATGCACCCGATCCTCGACCAGGCGTCGGATCTGGTGCTGCTGACCACCTTCGACTACGACCGGGTCGACGCGAGCGACCAGCGCAGGCTGGCCGAGCACACCGCCGAGGCGCTGCGCCGACCGGTCGATTTCCCCCGGTTGGTCCGCGCCGCCCACGACCGCGGTCTCCGGTATTTCATCGACATCGGACCCGGAGCATCCTGCACCCGATGGATCGATGACTCGCTCGCCGACGCCGACCATCTCGCGGTGGCCATCGATCGGCGCGGTATGCCACTCGGCACCGCGCTGGCCCACGCGCTGGCGCGGCTGGCCAGCCATGGGCTGCCGCTGGATCTGGGGCGGCTGTTCGATTCGGGAGCGGGAGTGGAACCGATGCACATCACCATTCGATCCGGGGGCGCGCCGCAGCCCGGCGCCGACGAGGTCATCACCTTCGACGGTGAACCGTTCCGGTACCCGGTCGCGATCCCGACTCCGGAGGGAATCGCCCAGTTGAATGCGATCTCCCTGTCGCCCCAAGGAATTTCCCCGTCGCCCCGGCGAAAGCCGGGATCCGTGACCGCCCTGGAACGATCGAACTCAGCGGATCGGACCACTGGACAGCTGGATTCCGGCGTGCGCCGCGATGATGGGATGGCCGGGCTGGATTCCGGCGTGCGCCGCGATGACGGGATGGCCGGGCTGGATTCCGGCGTGCGCCGCAATTACGGGATGGCCGGGCTGGATTCCGGCGTGCGCCGCAATTACGGGATGGTCGCGCCGGATCCGAGCGTGCACGGGAATGCCGGATCGGTAACGAATTCCGTTGTGAACGAAGCGATCACGAATATCGCAGCGGCAACCGCACAAGCCCATCGGGCCCTGGTGTTAGCGCATTCGCAGATTCAGGAACGGGCGCTGATCGAGCTCGAAACCGCCAGGGGCACAGAGCAACTCGAGCAGACGCCGCAACCCCGACGGCCCTACCTGCGGCGGGGCTGGTCGAAGCCGTGGTTCAAGCCGCTGGCCAGGACCGGCCGAACCGCGCTGTCCGCCGAAGATATCGACCTGCTCGCGGACGGACACCTGGGTGCGGTGTTCGGCGCCGAATGGGATCAACGCGCCGATGGCTGCAACCCGGACATCCGGCTGGCGTACGGCGGGCCGCGCATGCTCGACGAGGTCACGATGATCGATCGCCTCGGCGGGCCGTCGGGCCTCGGTGCGCTCACCGCGGGGTCCGGTACCGCGGCCCCGCCGGACGGTCCGATTCTCGTGGGCGCGATCCAACTGTTGCAGGTCTACGCCATGTATTTGGGCCTGCACCTGGTGTTCTCGGATGCGCGATTCCAGCAGCCCGTCGGGTGGAACCACCATGTGAGCAAGCACGGCCAGCTCACGCCGGATATCGGCGGTATCCGATACCACGCGGAGATCGTCGACCTCACGCTGCTGCCCCGGCCCACCGTTGTCGCCGATGTGACGGTCCGCGCCGGTGACCACCTGCTCCTCATGATTCGCGATCTGGCGCTGGAAGTTCGGGAGAAGCCGGGCACCCCGATCGGTCCCGGCCCCGGCGGTAGCATGCCGTTCCTGGGTCGCCGCAACCATCGCGGCGAAGTTTCGATCGGCACCGAACTGAATATCGCGCACGCGGGCACCGGCGATCTGGCGATCGCACTGGGACCGGAGTTCGCCATCTACCAAGGGCGCCAGGCTCCGCATATCCCCATCGGCGACTACCAGTTCGTGGACCGGATCCAGCGGCTGAAGGGCACCCGCGGCGAACTGGTCCCCGGTGCGGAGATGGCCACCGAATACGACTCGGCACCGGAATCCTGGTATTACCAGGACAATTCATTTCCGGGAATGCCGAACTGCGTGTACCTGGAGACCTCGCTGCAGGCCGCGATCCTGCTCGGCTATCACATCGGCGCCACGCTGAGCGTCCCCGACACCGATTTCGCCATCCGCAACCTCGACGGCACCGCCACGGTATTGCGGCCGGTCGACTTGTGCGGCAAGACAATCCGGCACGAATCGGTGCTGCTGATGCATCAGGCGATACCCGGTGCGATCCTGGAGCGGTTCGCTTACCGGCTCTATGCCGATGGGGAGCCCTTCTACGAGGGTGAGTCGCTGTTCGGATTCTTCACCGAACAGGCGCTGTCGCAGCAGCTGGGACTCGACGCCGGTCGCTACCGGCCGCCGTGGTTGGCCGAGCGTGACGGCGGGCTGGAAGCCGTTGCCTCGCTGCCGGTTTCGGCCGACGACCGGTGGTTCCGACCGCAACCCGGCACCGGGCTGCGGCTGGCCGACGGACACCTGCGGTTGATCGACGAGGCGAAGGTGGTGCCCGGCGGCGGCCAATTCGGTCAGGGTTACGTCTGGGCGGCCCGCACCATCGATCCGGATGACTGGTACTTCTCCTGTCATTTCCCCGGTGACCCGGTGATGCCCGGTTCGCTCGGCGTGGAAGCCGTTGTCCAGGCCTTACAGCTGTATGTGATCGAGAGCGGACTCGCCGACGGTATCGGGCCGGTGACCTTCGAAATGCCGGTGGGCGTCCCGACCGGCTGGCGCTACCGCGGACAGATCCTGCGCCACGACCAGGAGATGACGCTCGACGCGAGCATCAAGGAGGTTCGCCGCGAACCCGGGCGGATCGTCGTGATCGCCGATGCCAGCGTGTGGAAGCCCGGGCTGCGCATCTACCAGCTGACCGACATCGCCGTCGAGGTCCGAACCCTAGGAGACCCGCAATGA
- a CDS encoding PfaD family polyunsaturated fatty acid/polyketide biosynthesis protein has product MTADAPPHPRPPAPDLAEAYDALALLDAPCYAVARSDSILLTNDEPTDSATVLAAVPPLPPERLGASGFRTAYGVRYAYMSGAMAGGIASADLVIALARAGLLASFGAAGLTTDRVDTALRRFRAEIPDLPYCANLIHSPSESAMERAAVELFLRYGVTCVEASAFMSLTPTIVRYRVAGLSRDGDGRVRIGNRVIAKVSRAEVAEPFLRPAPPSMVADLLARQLISPEQAELARSVPMADDLTVEADSGGHTDRRPLAVALPELIALRDCIQRELRYRQPVRVGAAGGIGTPRAAAAAFACGAEYVVTGSINQSCVEAGTSEATRGLLVAAKVSDCEMAPSADMFEMGVTVQVLKRGTLFPMRAKLLYQLYQNYDGVDALPPAERDRVERQILRRPIEAVWSEVVDYFQARDPAQLDNAAASEKRKMALIFRWYLGQSSRWASIGDPGRVHDYQVWCGPAMGAFNEWAQGTYLATDRRVADVAVQLMRGAAFSSRVHQLRLLGVGLPAGLTEYRPLAPVGTEVG; this is encoded by the coding sequence ATGACCGCCGACGCGCCGCCCCATCCCCGCCCGCCCGCTCCGGACCTGGCCGAGGCCTACGACGCGTTGGCCCTGCTCGACGCACCGTGCTACGCCGTGGCCCGTTCCGATTCCATCCTTCTCACCAATGACGAGCCGACCGACAGCGCCACCGTCTTGGCCGCGGTGCCGCCGCTGCCGCCGGAGCGGCTGGGCGCCAGCGGTTTTCGCACCGCGTATGGGGTGCGCTACGCGTATATGTCCGGCGCGATGGCCGGTGGCATCGCCTCGGCCGATTTGGTGATCGCGCTGGCACGCGCGGGCCTGTTGGCATCGTTCGGCGCCGCGGGCCTGACCACGGACCGAGTCGATACGGCGTTGCGCCGCTTCCGGGCCGAGATACCGGACCTGCCCTACTGTGCGAACCTGATTCACAGCCCCAGCGAATCCGCGATGGAGCGGGCCGCAGTCGAACTGTTTCTGCGATACGGCGTCACCTGTGTCGAGGCATCCGCGTTCATGAGCCTGACCCCGACGATCGTCCGATACCGAGTGGCGGGGCTTTCCCGTGACGGCGACGGCAGGGTACGTATCGGCAACCGGGTCATCGCCAAGGTGTCGCGGGCCGAGGTGGCCGAACCGTTCCTGCGGCCCGCGCCGCCCTCGATGGTGGCCGATCTGCTTGCGCGGCAGCTGATCTCGCCGGAGCAAGCCGAACTCGCCCGCTCGGTGCCGATGGCCGACGACCTCACCGTCGAGGCCGATTCCGGTGGGCACACCGACCGCAGGCCACTGGCGGTGGCGCTGCCGGAACTCATCGCACTGCGCGACTGCATCCAGCGTGAGCTGCGCTATCGACAGCCGGTCCGGGTCGGCGCGGCGGGCGGTATCGGCACTCCCCGCGCGGCGGCGGCCGCGTTCGCATGCGGCGCGGAGTACGTGGTGACCGGATCGATCAATCAGTCCTGTGTCGAAGCGGGGACATCCGAGGCGACCCGGGGCCTGCTGGTCGCCGCGAAGGTCAGCGACTGCGAGATGGCGCCGTCGGCGGATATGTTCGAGATGGGTGTCACCGTACAGGTGCTCAAGCGCGGCACGCTGTTTCCGATGCGAGCCAAGCTGCTGTATCAGCTGTACCAGAACTACGACGGCGTCGACGCGTTGCCGCCCGCCGAACGCGATCGAGTGGAACGCCAGATCCTGCGCCGTCCGATCGAGGCGGTCTGGTCCGAGGTCGTGGACTACTTCCAGGCGCGTGATCCGGCGCAGTTGGACAACGCCGCGGCCAGCGAAAAGCGCAAGATGGCGTTGATCTTCCGGTGGTACCTAGGCCAGTCGTCACGGTGGGCGAGCATCGGCGATCCCGGCCGGGTGCACGACTACCAGGTGTGGTGCGGTCCGGCGATGGGCGCGTTCAACGAGTGGGCGCAGGGGACCTATCTGGCCACCGACCGCCGGGTCGCCGACGTGGCCGTGCAGCTGATGCGCGGAGCGGCGTTCAGCTCCCGCGTCCACCAACTGCGGTTGCTCGGCGTCGGTCTGCCCGCCGGGCTCACCGAATATCGCCCGCTCGCGCCCGTCGGCACGGAGGTCGGGTAA
- a CDS encoding SDR family NAD(P)-dependent oxidoreductase, with protein MHRDGDAMDRFDLVAWFAPTAPADEPAAALTEALLLARAAKSTLERSAAGGGRAAFLVVTRLDGAFGMSNTTDDAAAMVGGIGGLVKVLAVEAPGLFCRQVDFAGALADRAAANLLVAELNDARIEPRQVGYRDAESRRGLEFVETAGDPLTAAGPVAEPTAADLFVVTGGARGVTAACAVELAARFHSGLLLLGRTELTDEPEWARGVPAEALMATIARQRKAAGLETNPRAVQRVRADLLAQREIRETLAAVRAHGAPVEYLVVDVTDAVALSAALAPYRDRVTGIVHGAGVLADQLIDELSAEAIARVFGPKIVGWQALLDAVDTTRLRHAILFGSVAGVFGNPGQATYAVANEALNRLGCALRQRNPATAVTTINWGAWAGGMVGPELERMFRERGVALIPLADGARMFAEQLTEARSRDLVCVIGPSTPLSGPPPTVPAPDRPVCLHRSLGAVASSRALADHAIDGVPVLPATAALGAILNVVTQVDPRSEPRSAAGFKVLKGVVFDTPPGPLQFTVSVGDSDGEASVLVTDEADRPRYRATTARLVGSVERRIGLPDLDGGQAVDWYADGTLFHGPSLRGLRGLLADGEEMVFRAQLPAANFAAGAYGTDRYHPLLADVLLQAVEVYIRRHLGQPCLPAGIGAAELYGPLPDDLPFYIVVGELSGAAPQVGCTVAAYDRDGHLLLRFRDMELVCAPALAEKFAASARRHADA; from the coding sequence GTGCACCGCGACGGCGACGCGATGGACCGGTTCGACCTCGTCGCCTGGTTCGCGCCGACCGCTCCGGCCGACGAGCCCGCGGCCGCGTTGACCGAGGCGCTGCTGCTCGCTCGCGCGGCCAAGTCCACGCTCGAACGGTCCGCGGCGGGCGGCGGGCGGGCCGCGTTTCTCGTGGTCACCAGGCTCGACGGCGCGTTCGGAATGTCGAATACCACCGACGACGCGGCCGCGATGGTCGGCGGTATCGGCGGCTTGGTGAAGGTACTCGCCGTGGAGGCGCCGGGCCTGTTCTGCCGCCAGGTCGATTTCGCGGGCGCGCTCGCCGACCGAGCCGCCGCGAATCTCCTTGTCGCCGAATTGAATGACGCGCGAATCGAGCCGCGGCAGGTCGGCTACCGCGATGCGGAGAGTCGGCGCGGCCTCGAATTCGTGGAAACGGCCGGTGATCCGCTGACGGCCGCGGGCCCGGTCGCCGAGCCGACCGCGGCCGACCTGTTCGTGGTCACCGGCGGCGCGCGCGGTGTCACCGCCGCCTGCGCCGTGGAACTCGCGGCCCGATTCCACAGCGGGTTGCTGCTACTGGGCCGGACCGAGCTGACCGACGAACCGGAATGGGCGCGTGGTGTGCCCGCCGAGGCATTGATGGCGACGATCGCCAGACAGCGCAAGGCCGCCGGACTCGAGACGAATCCGCGTGCGGTGCAGCGTGTTCGAGCCGATCTGCTGGCCCAGCGTGAGATCCGCGAGACTCTCGCGGCGGTGCGCGCGCACGGTGCGCCGGTCGAGTATCTCGTGGTCGATGTCACCGACGCGGTCGCACTGTCCGCGGCGCTGGCGCCCTACCGCGACCGCGTCACCGGTATCGTCCACGGTGCCGGGGTGTTGGCCGATCAGCTGATCGATGAACTGTCCGCCGAGGCGATCGCCCGGGTGTTCGGCCCGAAAATCGTTGGCTGGCAGGCACTCCTGGACGCCGTCGACACCACTCGATTGCGGCACGCGATTCTCTTCGGCTCGGTCGCGGGCGTTTTCGGAAATCCAGGGCAGGCCACCTACGCGGTGGCCAACGAGGCCCTCAACCGTCTCGGTTGCGCACTGCGGCAACGCAATCCCGCGACGGCCGTGACGACGATCAACTGGGGAGCCTGGGCAGGCGGTATGGTCGGCCCGGAACTCGAGCGGATGTTCCGCGAGCGCGGGGTGGCCCTCATTCCGCTCGCCGACGGTGCGCGGATGTTCGCCGAGCAACTGACCGAGGCCCGGTCCCGGGACCTGGTGTGTGTGATCGGGCCGTCGACGCCGCTGTCCGGTCCGCCACCCACCGTGCCCGCACCGGATCGACCGGTGTGTCTGCACCGGTCGCTCGGCGCGGTGGCGTCCAGCCGTGCGCTGGCCGATCACGCCATCGACGGCGTCCCGGTACTGCCCGCGACCGCGGCCCTCGGTGCGATCCTCAACGTGGTCACCCAGGTCGATCCGCGGTCCGAGCCTCGTTCGGCGGCCGGTTTCAAAGTACTCAAGGGAGTCGTCTTCGACACCCCTCCCGGGCCACTCCAATTCACCGTGAGCGTAGGCGATTCCGACGGCGAGGCGTCGGTTCTGGTCACCGACGAGGCAGACAGGCCGCGATACCGGGCGACGACGGCGCGGCTGGTGGGCAGCGTCGAGCGGCGGATCGGCCTGCCGGACCTGGACGGGGGACAGGCCGTCGACTGGTACGCCGACGGCACGCTGTTCCACGGGCCGTCGCTGCGCGGCCTGCGCGGTCTGCTCGCCGACGGCGAGGAGATGGTGTTCCGGGCTCAACTGCCCGCGGCGAACTTCGCGGCGGGCGCCTACGGCACGGACCGGTACCACCCGTTGCTCGCCGACGTGCTGTTGCAGGCCGTCGAGGTGTACATCCGGCGCCACCTCGGTCAGCCTTGTCTGCCCGCCGGTATCGGCGCGGCCGAACTCTACGGGCCGCTGCCCGATGACCTGCCGTTCTACATCGTGGTGGGCGAACTCAGCGGCGCCGCGCCGCAGGTCGGCTGCACCGTCGCCGCCTACGACCGGGACGGGCACCTGCTGCTGCGGTTCCGCGATATGGAGTTGGTGTGTGCCCCGGCATTGGCCGAGAAATTCGCCGCGAGCGCAAGGAGGCACGCCGATGCCTGA